The proteins below come from a single Oncorhynchus tshawytscha isolate Ot180627B linkage group LG22, Otsh_v2.0, whole genome shotgun sequence genomic window:
- the zgc:174906 gene encoding uncharacterized protein zgc:174906 isoform X2 has product MAEEEPPGGAQQVLRRLKPKLIDTLSADPAFVLQHADSLSLLARHEYKQVKALTDPSKQAQDLLDHVINKGPTAAEQLLQLLTGKEMQDTFPNLLFLKELPVNDQRAAGENEVTRKRGQTFESEENLPAKQTCKDGSKMVVEKDLMRVARNIGRSWRAIGTGALDIPSVKLDQILEDYPHSHVDRVFAMLRYWSTLKRQEATAANLHSLLSQDDWALPPDSIDFLLDPILDL; this is encoded by the exons ATGGCTGAAGAAGAACCCCCAGGTGGCGCCCAGCAGGTACTGCGTCGTCTGAAGCCCAAGTTGATCGATACTCTAAGTGCAGACCCTGCCTTTGTGCTGCAGCATGCAGACTCCCTCAGCCTACTGGCCCGGCATGAGTACAAGCAGGTCAAAGCCCTCACTGACCCATCAAAACAGGCCCAGGACCTTCTGGACCATGTGATCAACAAAGGACCCACTGCTGCAGAGCAGCTTCTGCAGCTCCTGACGGGCAAAGAAATGCAGGATACGTTTCCCAACCTTCTGTTCCTCAAGGAACTGCCAGTGAATGATCAAAGAGCTGCAG GGGAAAATGAAGTTACCAGAAAGAGAGGACAAACATTTGAGTCCGAAGAGAACCTTCCCGCTAAACAGACATGCAAGGATG GCTCTAAGATGGTGGTGGAGAAGGATCTGATGCGTGTGGCTCGAAATATCGGTCGCTCCTGGAGGGCAATTGGTACAGGGGCCCTAGACATCCCCTCTGTCAAGCTGGATCAGATCCTGGAGGACTATCCACACAGCCATGTGGACCGTGTGTTCGCCATGCTGCGCTACTGGAGCACACTGAAACGGCAGGAGGCCACGGCGGCCAATCTCCACTCCCTGCTCAGCCAGGACGACTGGGCCCTGCCGCCAGACAGCATAGACTTTCTCCTGGACCCCATCTTAGACCTGTAA
- the zgc:174906 gene encoding uncharacterized protein zgc:174906 isoform X1 — translation MAEEEPPGGAQQVLRRLKPKLIDTLSADPAFVLQHADSLSLLARHEYKQVKALTDPSKQAQDLLDHVINKGPTAAEQLLQLLTGKEMQDTFPNLLFLKELPVNDQRAAGEKGTGENEVTRKRGQTFESEENLPAKQTCKDGSKMVVEKDLMRVARNIGRSWRAIGTGALDIPSVKLDQILEDYPHSHVDRVFAMLRYWSTLKRQEATAANLHSLLSQDDWALPPDSIDFLLDPILDL, via the exons ATGGCTGAAGAAGAACCCCCAGGTGGCGCCCAGCAGGTACTGCGTCGTCTGAAGCCCAAGTTGATCGATACTCTAAGTGCAGACCCTGCCTTTGTGCTGCAGCATGCAGACTCCCTCAGCCTACTGGCCCGGCATGAGTACAAGCAGGTCAAAGCCCTCACTGACCCATCAAAACAGGCCCAGGACCTTCTGGACCATGTGATCAACAAAGGACCCACTGCTGCAGAGCAGCTTCTGCAGCTCCTGACGGGCAAAGAAATGCAGGATACGTTTCCCAACCTTCTGTTCCTCAAGGAACTGCCAGTGAATGATCAAAGAGCTGCAGGTGAAAAGGGTACAG GGGAAAATGAAGTTACCAGAAAGAGAGGACAAACATTTGAGTCCGAAGAGAACCTTCCCGCTAAACAGACATGCAAGGATG GCTCTAAGATGGTGGTGGAGAAGGATCTGATGCGTGTGGCTCGAAATATCGGTCGCTCCTGGAGGGCAATTGGTACAGGGGCCCTAGACATCCCCTCTGTCAAGCTGGATCAGATCCTGGAGGACTATCCACACAGCCATGTGGACCGTGTGTTCGCCATGCTGCGCTACTGGAGCACACTGAAACGGCAGGAGGCCACGGCGGCCAATCTCCACTCCCTGCTCAGCCAGGACGACTGGGCCCTGCCGCCAGACAGCATAGACTTTCTCCTGGACCCCATCTTAGACCTGTAA